The following coding sequences are from one Anguilla anguilla isolate fAngAng1 chromosome 12, fAngAng1.pri, whole genome shotgun sequence window:
- the LOC118209786 gene encoding arfaptin-2-like isoform X15, which translates to MTDSIMSKAATMEIPINSNGDTGPLPEDDSLEQDLQQVMVSGPNLNETSIVSGGYGGTAEGIIPTSSIKGPAIRFNPAYLDRWPRGPAVGQDLRMTSRGFSLPPSQSAASRITGQSKDTRGANMHHSSSSQSLTAEEVSRGVAVEKFDIMKKWSINTYKCTKQMISERFGRGSRTVDLELEAQIEVLRDTKLKYENILRLARALTNHFYNMVQTQHALGDTFADLSQKSPELQDEFGYNAETQKLLCKNGETLLGAINFFVSGINTLVNKTMEDTLMTIKMYENARLEFDAYRADLEELNMGPRDAATLARIDTAQQQYQIHKDKYERLRSDVTIKLKFLDENKVKVMHKQLLLFHNAISAYFAGNQQQLEQTLKQFNVQLRPPGSDKPSWLEEQ; encoded by the exons ATGACGGACAGCATCATGAGCAAGGCGGCCACCATGGAGATCCCCATCAACAGCAACGGGGACACGGGGCCCCTCCCCGAGGACGACAGCCTGGAgcag GACCTCCAGCAGGTGATGGTGTCCGGACCGAACCTCAATGAGACCAGCATCGTTTCCGGGGGTTACGGAGGCACGGCCGAGGGCATTATTCCCACCAGCTCCATCAaag ggCCCGCAATCCGCTTCAACCCCGCCTATCTGGACCGATGGCCCAGGGGCCCCGCTGTCGGACAAG ACCTGCGCATGACGTCCAGGGGGTTTAGCCTCCCTCCCAGCCAGTCCGCAGCCAGTCGGATAACCGGCCAATCAAAGGACACCAGAG GGGCTAACATGcatcacagcagcagcagccaatcgCTGACGGCGGAGGAGGTCTCCCGTGGCGTTGCCGTGGAGAAGTTCGACATCATGAAGAAGTGGAGCATCAACACCTACAAG TGCACGAAGCAGATGATCTCGGAGCGTTTTGGGCGGGGCTCACGGACGGTGGACCTGGAGCTGGAGGCGCAGATCGAGGTGCTGCGGGACACCAAGTTGAAGTACGAGAACATCCTGCGGCTGGCCCGGGCGCTCACCAACCACTTCTACAACATGGTGCagacccagcatgcactgggggaCACCTTCGCCGACCTCAGCCAGAAGTCGCCAGAGCTGCAG GACGAGTTTGGGTACAACGCAGAGACGCAGAAGCTTTTGTGTAAGAACGGGGAGACCCTGCTGGGCGCCATCAACTTCTTTGTGTCCGGTATCAACACGCTGGTCAACAAGACCATGGAGGACACGCTGATGACCATCAAGATGTACGAGAACGCAAG GCTGGAGTTCGACGCGTACCGCGCggacctggaggagctgaacaTGGGCCCGCGGGACGCCGCCACGCTGGCGCGCATCGACACGGCGCAGCAGCAGTACCAGATCCACAAGGACAAGTACGAGAGGCTGCGCAGCGACGTCACCATCAAGCTCAAGTTCCTGGACGAGAACAAG GTGAAGGTGATGCACAAGCAGCTCCTGCTCTTCCACAACGCCATCTCGGCCTACTTCGCCGGCaaccagcagcagctggagcagacgCTCAAGCAGTTCAACGTCCAGCTGAGGCCGCCGGGCTCGGACAAGCCGTCCTGGCTGGAGGAGCagtga
- the LOC118209786 gene encoding arfaptin-2-like isoform X4: MTDSIMSKAATMEIPINSNGDTGPLPEDDSLEQAAQIQWSLDEKDLQQVMVSGPNLNETSIVSGGYGGTAEGIIPTSSIKDLRMTSRGFSLPPSQSAASRITGQSKDTRESAHRPTSPLSPSHPGANMHHSSSSQSLTAEEVSRGVAVEKFDIMKKWSINTYKCTKQMISERFGRGSRTVDLELEAQIEVLRDTKLKYENILRLARALTNHFYNMVQTQHALGDTFADLSQKSPELQDEFGYNAETQKLLCKNGETLLGAINFFVSGINTLVNKTMEDTLMTIKMYENARLEFDAYRADLEELNMGPRDAATLARIDTAQQQYQIHKDKYERLRSDVTIKLKFLDENKVKVMHKQLLLFHNAISAYFAGNQQQLEQTLKQFNVQLRPPGSDKPSWLEEQ, encoded by the exons ATGACGGACAGCATCATGAGCAAGGCGGCCACCATGGAGATCCCCATCAACAGCAACGGGGACACGGGGCCCCTCCCCGAGGACGACAGCCTGGAgcag GCTGCACAGATACAGTGGAGCTTAGATGAGAAG GACCTCCAGCAGGTGATGGTGTCCGGACCGAACCTCAATGAGACCAGCATCGTTTCCGGGGGTTACGGAGGCACGGCCGAGGGCATTATTCCCACCAGCTCCATCAaag ACCTGCGCATGACGTCCAGGGGGTTTAGCCTCCCTCCCAGCCAGTCCGCAGCCAGTCGGATAACCGGCCAATCAAAGGACACCAGAG AGAGTGCACACAGACCCacatctcccctctccccctctcacccagGGGCTAACATGcatcacagcagcagcagccaatcgCTGACGGCGGAGGAGGTCTCCCGTGGCGTTGCCGTGGAGAAGTTCGACATCATGAAGAAGTGGAGCATCAACACCTACAAG TGCACGAAGCAGATGATCTCGGAGCGTTTTGGGCGGGGCTCACGGACGGTGGACCTGGAGCTGGAGGCGCAGATCGAGGTGCTGCGGGACACCAAGTTGAAGTACGAGAACATCCTGCGGCTGGCCCGGGCGCTCACCAACCACTTCTACAACATGGTGCagacccagcatgcactgggggaCACCTTCGCCGACCTCAGCCAGAAGTCGCCAGAGCTGCAG GACGAGTTTGGGTACAACGCAGAGACGCAGAAGCTTTTGTGTAAGAACGGGGAGACCCTGCTGGGCGCCATCAACTTCTTTGTGTCCGGTATCAACACGCTGGTCAACAAGACCATGGAGGACACGCTGATGACCATCAAGATGTACGAGAACGCAAG GCTGGAGTTCGACGCGTACCGCGCggacctggaggagctgaacaTGGGCCCGCGGGACGCCGCCACGCTGGCGCGCATCGACACGGCGCAGCAGCAGTACCAGATCCACAAGGACAAGTACGAGAGGCTGCGCAGCGACGTCACCATCAAGCTCAAGTTCCTGGACGAGAACAAG GTGAAGGTGATGCACAAGCAGCTCCTGCTCTTCCACAACGCCATCTCGGCCTACTTCGCCGGCaaccagcagcagctggagcagacgCTCAAGCAGTTCAACGTCCAGCTGAGGCCGCCGGGCTCGGACAAGCCGTCCTGGCTGGAGGAGCagtga
- the LOC118209786 gene encoding arfaptin-2-like isoform X8 has product MTDSIMSKAATMEIPINSNGDTGPLPEDDSLEQAAQIQWSLDEKVGNPRLTRDLQQVMVSGPNLNETSIVSGGYGGTAEGIIPTSSIKGANMHHSSSSQSLTAEEVSRGVAVEKFDIMKKWSINTYKCTKQMISERFGRGSRTVDLELEAQIEVLRDTKLKYENILRLARALTNHFYNMVQTQHALGDTFADLSQKSPELQDEFGYNAETQKLLCKNGETLLGAINFFVSGINTLVNKTMEDTLMTIKMYENARLEFDAYRADLEELNMGPRDAATLARIDTAQQQYQIHKDKYERLRSDVTIKLKFLDENKVKVMHKQLLLFHNAISAYFAGNQQQLEQTLKQFNVQLRPPGSDKPSWLEEQ; this is encoded by the exons ATGACGGACAGCATCATGAGCAAGGCGGCCACCATGGAGATCCCCATCAACAGCAACGGGGACACGGGGCCCCTCCCCGAGGACGACAGCCTGGAgcag GCTGCACAGATACAGTGGAGCTTAGATGAGAAGGTAGGGAACCCCAGATTGAccagg GACCTCCAGCAGGTGATGGTGTCCGGACCGAACCTCAATGAGACCAGCATCGTTTCCGGGGGTTACGGAGGCACGGCCGAGGGCATTATTCCCACCAGCTCCATCAaag GGGCTAACATGcatcacagcagcagcagccaatcgCTGACGGCGGAGGAGGTCTCCCGTGGCGTTGCCGTGGAGAAGTTCGACATCATGAAGAAGTGGAGCATCAACACCTACAAG TGCACGAAGCAGATGATCTCGGAGCGTTTTGGGCGGGGCTCACGGACGGTGGACCTGGAGCTGGAGGCGCAGATCGAGGTGCTGCGGGACACCAAGTTGAAGTACGAGAACATCCTGCGGCTGGCCCGGGCGCTCACCAACCACTTCTACAACATGGTGCagacccagcatgcactgggggaCACCTTCGCCGACCTCAGCCAGAAGTCGCCAGAGCTGCAG GACGAGTTTGGGTACAACGCAGAGACGCAGAAGCTTTTGTGTAAGAACGGGGAGACCCTGCTGGGCGCCATCAACTTCTTTGTGTCCGGTATCAACACGCTGGTCAACAAGACCATGGAGGACACGCTGATGACCATCAAGATGTACGAGAACGCAAG GCTGGAGTTCGACGCGTACCGCGCggacctggaggagctgaacaTGGGCCCGCGGGACGCCGCCACGCTGGCGCGCATCGACACGGCGCAGCAGCAGTACCAGATCCACAAGGACAAGTACGAGAGGCTGCGCAGCGACGTCACCATCAAGCTCAAGTTCCTGGACGAGAACAAG GTGAAGGTGATGCACAAGCAGCTCCTGCTCTTCCACAACGCCATCTCGGCCTACTTCGCCGGCaaccagcagcagctggagcagacgCTCAAGCAGTTCAACGTCCAGCTGAGGCCGCCGGGCTCGGACAAGCCGTCCTGGCTGGAGGAGCagtga
- the LOC118209786 gene encoding arfaptin-2-like isoform X3 has product MTDSIMSKAATMEIPINSNGDTGPLPEDDSLEQAAQIQWSLDEKVGNPRLTRDLQQVMVSGPNLNETSIVSGGYGGTAEGIIPTSSIKDLRMTSRGFSLPPSQSAASRITGQSKDTRESAHRPTSPLSPSHPGANMHHSSSSQSLTAEEVSRGVAVEKFDIMKKWSINTYKCTKQMISERFGRGSRTVDLELEAQIEVLRDTKLKYENILRLARALTNHFYNMVQTQHALGDTFADLSQKSPELQDEFGYNAETQKLLCKNGETLLGAINFFVSGINTLVNKTMEDTLMTIKMYENARLEFDAYRADLEELNMGPRDAATLARIDTAQQQYQIHKDKYERLRSDVTIKLKFLDENKVKVMHKQLLLFHNAISAYFAGNQQQLEQTLKQFNVQLRPPGSDKPSWLEEQ; this is encoded by the exons ATGACGGACAGCATCATGAGCAAGGCGGCCACCATGGAGATCCCCATCAACAGCAACGGGGACACGGGGCCCCTCCCCGAGGACGACAGCCTGGAgcag GCTGCACAGATACAGTGGAGCTTAGATGAGAAGGTAGGGAACCCCAGATTGAccagg GACCTCCAGCAGGTGATGGTGTCCGGACCGAACCTCAATGAGACCAGCATCGTTTCCGGGGGTTACGGAGGCACGGCCGAGGGCATTATTCCCACCAGCTCCATCAaag ACCTGCGCATGACGTCCAGGGGGTTTAGCCTCCCTCCCAGCCAGTCCGCAGCCAGTCGGATAACCGGCCAATCAAAGGACACCAGAG AGAGTGCACACAGACCCacatctcccctctccccctctcacccagGGGCTAACATGcatcacagcagcagcagccaatcgCTGACGGCGGAGGAGGTCTCCCGTGGCGTTGCCGTGGAGAAGTTCGACATCATGAAGAAGTGGAGCATCAACACCTACAAG TGCACGAAGCAGATGATCTCGGAGCGTTTTGGGCGGGGCTCACGGACGGTGGACCTGGAGCTGGAGGCGCAGATCGAGGTGCTGCGGGACACCAAGTTGAAGTACGAGAACATCCTGCGGCTGGCCCGGGCGCTCACCAACCACTTCTACAACATGGTGCagacccagcatgcactgggggaCACCTTCGCCGACCTCAGCCAGAAGTCGCCAGAGCTGCAG GACGAGTTTGGGTACAACGCAGAGACGCAGAAGCTTTTGTGTAAGAACGGGGAGACCCTGCTGGGCGCCATCAACTTCTTTGTGTCCGGTATCAACACGCTGGTCAACAAGACCATGGAGGACACGCTGATGACCATCAAGATGTACGAGAACGCAAG GCTGGAGTTCGACGCGTACCGCGCggacctggaggagctgaacaTGGGCCCGCGGGACGCCGCCACGCTGGCGCGCATCGACACGGCGCAGCAGCAGTACCAGATCCACAAGGACAAGTACGAGAGGCTGCGCAGCGACGTCACCATCAAGCTCAAGTTCCTGGACGAGAACAAG GTGAAGGTGATGCACAAGCAGCTCCTGCTCTTCCACAACGCCATCTCGGCCTACTTCGCCGGCaaccagcagcagctggagcagacgCTCAAGCAGTTCAACGTCCAGCTGAGGCCGCCGGGCTCGGACAAGCCGTCCTGGCTGGAGGAGCagtga
- the LOC118209786 gene encoding arfaptin-2-like isoform X6 gives MTDSIMSKAATMEIPINSNGDTGPLPEDDSLEQGGNWFDGTCLEDRRLAAQIQWSLDEKVGNPRLTRDLQQVMVSGPNLNETSIVSGGYGGTAEGIIPTSSIKGANMHHSSSSQSLTAEEVSRGVAVEKFDIMKKWSINTYKCTKQMISERFGRGSRTVDLELEAQIEVLRDTKLKYENILRLARALTNHFYNMVQTQHALGDTFADLSQKSPELQDEFGYNAETQKLLCKNGETLLGAINFFVSGINTLVNKTMEDTLMTIKMYENARLEFDAYRADLEELNMGPRDAATLARIDTAQQQYQIHKDKYERLRSDVTIKLKFLDENKVKVMHKQLLLFHNAISAYFAGNQQQLEQTLKQFNVQLRPPGSDKPSWLEEQ, from the exons ATGACGGACAGCATCATGAGCAAGGCGGCCACCATGGAGATCCCCATCAACAGCAACGGGGACACGGGGCCCCTCCCCGAGGACGACAGCCTGGAgcag ggggggaactggtTTGATGGAACATGTTTGGAAGACAGAAGACTG GCTGCACAGATACAGTGGAGCTTAGATGAGAAGGTAGGGAACCCCAGATTGAccagg GACCTCCAGCAGGTGATGGTGTCCGGACCGAACCTCAATGAGACCAGCATCGTTTCCGGGGGTTACGGAGGCACGGCCGAGGGCATTATTCCCACCAGCTCCATCAaag GGGCTAACATGcatcacagcagcagcagccaatcgCTGACGGCGGAGGAGGTCTCCCGTGGCGTTGCCGTGGAGAAGTTCGACATCATGAAGAAGTGGAGCATCAACACCTACAAG TGCACGAAGCAGATGATCTCGGAGCGTTTTGGGCGGGGCTCACGGACGGTGGACCTGGAGCTGGAGGCGCAGATCGAGGTGCTGCGGGACACCAAGTTGAAGTACGAGAACATCCTGCGGCTGGCCCGGGCGCTCACCAACCACTTCTACAACATGGTGCagacccagcatgcactgggggaCACCTTCGCCGACCTCAGCCAGAAGTCGCCAGAGCTGCAG GACGAGTTTGGGTACAACGCAGAGACGCAGAAGCTTTTGTGTAAGAACGGGGAGACCCTGCTGGGCGCCATCAACTTCTTTGTGTCCGGTATCAACACGCTGGTCAACAAGACCATGGAGGACACGCTGATGACCATCAAGATGTACGAGAACGCAAG GCTGGAGTTCGACGCGTACCGCGCggacctggaggagctgaacaTGGGCCCGCGGGACGCCGCCACGCTGGCGCGCATCGACACGGCGCAGCAGCAGTACCAGATCCACAAGGACAAGTACGAGAGGCTGCGCAGCGACGTCACCATCAAGCTCAAGTTCCTGGACGAGAACAAG GTGAAGGTGATGCACAAGCAGCTCCTGCTCTTCCACAACGCCATCTCGGCCTACTTCGCCGGCaaccagcagcagctggagcagacgCTCAAGCAGTTCAACGTCCAGCTGAGGCCGCCGGGCTCGGACAAGCCGTCCTGGCTGGAGGAGCagtga
- the LOC118209786 gene encoding arfaptin-2-like isoform X2 has translation MTDSIMSKAATMEIPINSNGDTGPLPEDDSLEQGGNWFDGTCLEDRRLAAQIQWSLDEKVGNPRLTRDLQQVMVSGPNLNETSIVSGGYGGTAEGIIPTSSIKDLRMTSRGFSLPPSQSAASRITGQSKDTRGANMHHSSSSQSLTAEEVSRGVAVEKFDIMKKWSINTYKCTKQMISERFGRGSRTVDLELEAQIEVLRDTKLKYENILRLARALTNHFYNMVQTQHALGDTFADLSQKSPELQDEFGYNAETQKLLCKNGETLLGAINFFVSGINTLVNKTMEDTLMTIKMYENARLEFDAYRADLEELNMGPRDAATLARIDTAQQQYQIHKDKYERLRSDVTIKLKFLDENKVKVMHKQLLLFHNAISAYFAGNQQQLEQTLKQFNVQLRPPGSDKPSWLEEQ, from the exons ATGACGGACAGCATCATGAGCAAGGCGGCCACCATGGAGATCCCCATCAACAGCAACGGGGACACGGGGCCCCTCCCCGAGGACGACAGCCTGGAgcag ggggggaactggtTTGATGGAACATGTTTGGAAGACAGAAGACTG GCTGCACAGATACAGTGGAGCTTAGATGAGAAGGTAGGGAACCCCAGATTGAccagg GACCTCCAGCAGGTGATGGTGTCCGGACCGAACCTCAATGAGACCAGCATCGTTTCCGGGGGTTACGGAGGCACGGCCGAGGGCATTATTCCCACCAGCTCCATCAaag ACCTGCGCATGACGTCCAGGGGGTTTAGCCTCCCTCCCAGCCAGTCCGCAGCCAGTCGGATAACCGGCCAATCAAAGGACACCAGAG GGGCTAACATGcatcacagcagcagcagccaatcgCTGACGGCGGAGGAGGTCTCCCGTGGCGTTGCCGTGGAGAAGTTCGACATCATGAAGAAGTGGAGCATCAACACCTACAAG TGCACGAAGCAGATGATCTCGGAGCGTTTTGGGCGGGGCTCACGGACGGTGGACCTGGAGCTGGAGGCGCAGATCGAGGTGCTGCGGGACACCAAGTTGAAGTACGAGAACATCCTGCGGCTGGCCCGGGCGCTCACCAACCACTTCTACAACATGGTGCagacccagcatgcactgggggaCACCTTCGCCGACCTCAGCCAGAAGTCGCCAGAGCTGCAG GACGAGTTTGGGTACAACGCAGAGACGCAGAAGCTTTTGTGTAAGAACGGGGAGACCCTGCTGGGCGCCATCAACTTCTTTGTGTCCGGTATCAACACGCTGGTCAACAAGACCATGGAGGACACGCTGATGACCATCAAGATGTACGAGAACGCAAG GCTGGAGTTCGACGCGTACCGCGCggacctggaggagctgaacaTGGGCCCGCGGGACGCCGCCACGCTGGCGCGCATCGACACGGCGCAGCAGCAGTACCAGATCCACAAGGACAAGTACGAGAGGCTGCGCAGCGACGTCACCATCAAGCTCAAGTTCCTGGACGAGAACAAG GTGAAGGTGATGCACAAGCAGCTCCTGCTCTTCCACAACGCCATCTCGGCCTACTTCGCCGGCaaccagcagcagctggagcagacgCTCAAGCAGTTCAACGTCCAGCTGAGGCCGCCGGGCTCGGACAAGCCGTCCTGGCTGGAGGAGCagtga
- the LOC118209786 gene encoding arfaptin-2-like isoform X11 translates to MTDSIMSKAATMEIPINSNGDTGPLPEDDSLEQDLQQVMVSGPNLNETSIVSGGYGGTAEGIIPTSSIKGANMHHSSSSQSLTAEEVSRGVAVEKFDIMKKWSINTYKCTKQMISERFGRGSRTVDLELEAQIEVLRDTKLKYENILRLARALTNHFYNMVQTQHALGDTFADLSQKSPELQDEFGYNAETQKLLCKNGETLLGAINFFVSGINTLVNKTMEDTLMTIKMYENARLEFDAYRADLEELNMGPRDAATLARIDTAQQQYQIHKDKYERLRSDVTIKLKFLDENKVKVMHKQLLLFHNAISAYFAGNQQQLEQTLKQFNVQLRPPGSDKPSWLEEQ, encoded by the exons ATGACGGACAGCATCATGAGCAAGGCGGCCACCATGGAGATCCCCATCAACAGCAACGGGGACACGGGGCCCCTCCCCGAGGACGACAGCCTGGAgcag GACCTCCAGCAGGTGATGGTGTCCGGACCGAACCTCAATGAGACCAGCATCGTTTCCGGGGGTTACGGAGGCACGGCCGAGGGCATTATTCCCACCAGCTCCATCAaag GGGCTAACATGcatcacagcagcagcagccaatcgCTGACGGCGGAGGAGGTCTCCCGTGGCGTTGCCGTGGAGAAGTTCGACATCATGAAGAAGTGGAGCATCAACACCTACAAG TGCACGAAGCAGATGATCTCGGAGCGTTTTGGGCGGGGCTCACGGACGGTGGACCTGGAGCTGGAGGCGCAGATCGAGGTGCTGCGGGACACCAAGTTGAAGTACGAGAACATCCTGCGGCTGGCCCGGGCGCTCACCAACCACTTCTACAACATGGTGCagacccagcatgcactgggggaCACCTTCGCCGACCTCAGCCAGAAGTCGCCAGAGCTGCAG GACGAGTTTGGGTACAACGCAGAGACGCAGAAGCTTTTGTGTAAGAACGGGGAGACCCTGCTGGGCGCCATCAACTTCTTTGTGTCCGGTATCAACACGCTGGTCAACAAGACCATGGAGGACACGCTGATGACCATCAAGATGTACGAGAACGCAAG GCTGGAGTTCGACGCGTACCGCGCggacctggaggagctgaacaTGGGCCCGCGGGACGCCGCCACGCTGGCGCGCATCGACACGGCGCAGCAGCAGTACCAGATCCACAAGGACAAGTACGAGAGGCTGCGCAGCGACGTCACCATCAAGCTCAAGTTCCTGGACGAGAACAAG GTGAAGGTGATGCACAAGCAGCTCCTGCTCTTCCACAACGCCATCTCGGCCTACTTCGCCGGCaaccagcagcagctggagcagacgCTCAAGCAGTTCAACGTCCAGCTGAGGCCGCCGGGCTCGGACAAGCCGTCCTGGCTGGAGGAGCagtga
- the LOC118209786 gene encoding arfaptin-2-like isoform X9, with product MTDSIMSKAATMEIPINSNGDTGPLPEDDSLEQAAQIQWSLDEKDLQQVMVSGPNLNETSIVSGGYGGTAEGIIPTSSIKGANMHHSSSSQSLTAEEVSRGVAVEKFDIMKKWSINTYKCTKQMISERFGRGSRTVDLELEAQIEVLRDTKLKYENILRLARALTNHFYNMVQTQHALGDTFADLSQKSPELQDEFGYNAETQKLLCKNGETLLGAINFFVSGINTLVNKTMEDTLMTIKMYENARLEFDAYRADLEELNMGPRDAATLARIDTAQQQYQIHKDKYERLRSDVTIKLKFLDENKVKVMHKQLLLFHNAISAYFAGNQQQLEQTLKQFNVQLRPPGSDKPSWLEEQ from the exons ATGACGGACAGCATCATGAGCAAGGCGGCCACCATGGAGATCCCCATCAACAGCAACGGGGACACGGGGCCCCTCCCCGAGGACGACAGCCTGGAgcag GCTGCACAGATACAGTGGAGCTTAGATGAGAAG GACCTCCAGCAGGTGATGGTGTCCGGACCGAACCTCAATGAGACCAGCATCGTTTCCGGGGGTTACGGAGGCACGGCCGAGGGCATTATTCCCACCAGCTCCATCAaag GGGCTAACATGcatcacagcagcagcagccaatcgCTGACGGCGGAGGAGGTCTCCCGTGGCGTTGCCGTGGAGAAGTTCGACATCATGAAGAAGTGGAGCATCAACACCTACAAG TGCACGAAGCAGATGATCTCGGAGCGTTTTGGGCGGGGCTCACGGACGGTGGACCTGGAGCTGGAGGCGCAGATCGAGGTGCTGCGGGACACCAAGTTGAAGTACGAGAACATCCTGCGGCTGGCCCGGGCGCTCACCAACCACTTCTACAACATGGTGCagacccagcatgcactgggggaCACCTTCGCCGACCTCAGCCAGAAGTCGCCAGAGCTGCAG GACGAGTTTGGGTACAACGCAGAGACGCAGAAGCTTTTGTGTAAGAACGGGGAGACCCTGCTGGGCGCCATCAACTTCTTTGTGTCCGGTATCAACACGCTGGTCAACAAGACCATGGAGGACACGCTGATGACCATCAAGATGTACGAGAACGCAAG GCTGGAGTTCGACGCGTACCGCGCggacctggaggagctgaacaTGGGCCCGCGGGACGCCGCCACGCTGGCGCGCATCGACACGGCGCAGCAGCAGTACCAGATCCACAAGGACAAGTACGAGAGGCTGCGCAGCGACGTCACCATCAAGCTCAAGTTCCTGGACGAGAACAAG GTGAAGGTGATGCACAAGCAGCTCCTGCTCTTCCACAACGCCATCTCGGCCTACTTCGCCGGCaaccagcagcagctggagcagacgCTCAAGCAGTTCAACGTCCAGCTGAGGCCGCCGGGCTCGGACAAGCCGTCCTGGCTGGAGGAGCagtga
- the LOC118209786 gene encoding arfaptin-2-like isoform X5 has translation MTDSIMSKAATMEIPINSNGDTGPLPEDDSLEQDLQQVMVSGPNLNETSIVSGGYGGTAEGIIPTSSIKDLRMTSRGFSLPPSQSAASRITGQSKDTRESAHRPTSPLSPSHPGANMHHSSSSQSLTAEEVSRGVAVEKFDIMKKWSINTYKCTKQMISERFGRGSRTVDLELEAQIEVLRDTKLKYENILRLARALTNHFYNMVQTQHALGDTFADLSQKSPELQDEFGYNAETQKLLCKNGETLLGAINFFVSGINTLVNKTMEDTLMTIKMYENARLEFDAYRADLEELNMGPRDAATLARIDTAQQQYQIHKDKYERLRSDVTIKLKFLDENKVKVMHKQLLLFHNAISAYFAGNQQQLEQTLKQFNVQLRPPGSDKPSWLEEQ, from the exons ATGACGGACAGCATCATGAGCAAGGCGGCCACCATGGAGATCCCCATCAACAGCAACGGGGACACGGGGCCCCTCCCCGAGGACGACAGCCTGGAgcag GACCTCCAGCAGGTGATGGTGTCCGGACCGAACCTCAATGAGACCAGCATCGTTTCCGGGGGTTACGGAGGCACGGCCGAGGGCATTATTCCCACCAGCTCCATCAaag ACCTGCGCATGACGTCCAGGGGGTTTAGCCTCCCTCCCAGCCAGTCCGCAGCCAGTCGGATAACCGGCCAATCAAAGGACACCAGAG AGAGTGCACACAGACCCacatctcccctctccccctctcacccagGGGCTAACATGcatcacagcagcagcagccaatcgCTGACGGCGGAGGAGGTCTCCCGTGGCGTTGCCGTGGAGAAGTTCGACATCATGAAGAAGTGGAGCATCAACACCTACAAG TGCACGAAGCAGATGATCTCGGAGCGTTTTGGGCGGGGCTCACGGACGGTGGACCTGGAGCTGGAGGCGCAGATCGAGGTGCTGCGGGACACCAAGTTGAAGTACGAGAACATCCTGCGGCTGGCCCGGGCGCTCACCAACCACTTCTACAACATGGTGCagacccagcatgcactgggggaCACCTTCGCCGACCTCAGCCAGAAGTCGCCAGAGCTGCAG GACGAGTTTGGGTACAACGCAGAGACGCAGAAGCTTTTGTGTAAGAACGGGGAGACCCTGCTGGGCGCCATCAACTTCTTTGTGTCCGGTATCAACACGCTGGTCAACAAGACCATGGAGGACACGCTGATGACCATCAAGATGTACGAGAACGCAAG GCTGGAGTTCGACGCGTACCGCGCggacctggaggagctgaacaTGGGCCCGCGGGACGCCGCCACGCTGGCGCGCATCGACACGGCGCAGCAGCAGTACCAGATCCACAAGGACAAGTACGAGAGGCTGCGCAGCGACGTCACCATCAAGCTCAAGTTCCTGGACGAGAACAAG GTGAAGGTGATGCACAAGCAGCTCCTGCTCTTCCACAACGCCATCTCGGCCTACTTCGCCGGCaaccagcagcagctggagcagacgCTCAAGCAGTTCAACGTCCAGCTGAGGCCGCCGGGCTCGGACAAGCCGTCCTGGCTGGAGGAGCagtga